From one Luteipulveratus mongoliensis genomic stretch:
- a CDS encoding peptidylprolyl isomerase, producing MLPRTRSRSSAVGAAMALALTLTACGDDSTGSSTSSPAATNAVALVPKAGACAKPPSAPTSAQTFEKAPDKSRAAGKTFTGTIHTNCGDIVVDLYGDKAPQTVASFMQLAEKAYWKDSPCHRLTTSGIYVLQCGSPMGTPNGNPGYGYGVENAPEDSAYPGGTLAMARTSDPNSNGGQFFIVYDDTVIDDPTGVGYSIFGRVTKGMDIVAKIAKAGVDGGGQEGPPAQPISILSVAVTEKKA from the coding sequence GTGCTGCCCCGAACCCGGTCCCGGTCCAGTGCGGTCGGAGCCGCGATGGCGCTCGCCCTGACGCTGACCGCCTGCGGAGACGACTCAACGGGCTCGTCCACCTCCTCCCCCGCTGCTACCAACGCCGTGGCCCTGGTGCCCAAGGCCGGAGCCTGCGCCAAGCCGCCCAGCGCGCCGACGTCGGCGCAGACCTTCGAGAAGGCGCCGGACAAGTCGCGGGCCGCTGGCAAGACGTTCACCGGCACGATCCACACCAACTGCGGCGACATCGTGGTGGATCTCTACGGCGACAAGGCACCCCAGACCGTGGCGTCGTTCATGCAGCTCGCGGAGAAGGCGTACTGGAAGGACAGTCCCTGCCACCGGTTGACGACGAGCGGCATCTACGTCCTCCAGTGCGGCAGCCCGATGGGCACACCGAACGGCAACCCTGGGTATGGCTACGGCGTCGAGAATGCGCCTGAGGACTCGGCCTACCCGGGTGGCACGCTGGCCATGGCCCGGACCTCTGATCCCAACAGCAACGGTGGGCAGTTCTTCATCGTCTACGACGACACAGTGATCGACGATCCGACTGGCGTCGGCTACAGCATCTTCGGCCGAGTCACCAAAGGCATGGACATCGTCGCCAAGATCGCCAAGGCTGGCGTCGATGGCGGTGGCCAGGAGGGACCGCCAGCGCAACCCATCAGCATCCTTTCGGTTGCTGTCACTGAGAAGAAGGCCTGA
- a CDS encoding MBL fold metallo-hydrolase produces MLTVSFPAAVFGTNCYVLAAAEGEECLIVDPGIGIEPQLSEVLQELRLKPSAVLLTHGHVDHVYSVTPVCGGQIGAYIHADDRYRLTDPLSSIGPQLVAALEQQFGTAATWTEPSDIREVRDDQVLELAGMRIGVHHAPGHTEGSVMFSLDGVPDGVPDETEVSSSLLSGDVLFAGSIGRTDLPGGDHQAMLTSLREQVLPLPDTTLVLPGHGPATTMSRERAANPYLQDL; encoded by the coding sequence GTGCTCACCGTCTCCTTCCCCGCGGCCGTGTTCGGGACCAACTGCTACGTGCTGGCCGCCGCCGAAGGCGAGGAGTGCCTCATCGTCGACCCGGGCATCGGCATCGAGCCCCAGCTGAGCGAGGTGCTGCAGGAGCTGCGGCTCAAGCCTTCAGCCGTCCTGCTGACCCACGGACACGTCGACCACGTCTACTCCGTGACGCCGGTCTGCGGCGGTCAGATCGGCGCGTACATCCATGCCGACGACCGCTACCGACTGACGGACCCGCTCTCCAGCATCGGCCCTCAGCTGGTGGCTGCGCTCGAGCAGCAGTTCGGCACGGCCGCGACCTGGACCGAGCCCAGCGACATCCGCGAGGTGCGCGACGACCAGGTGCTCGAGCTCGCCGGGATGCGCATCGGCGTACACCATGCGCCTGGCCATACCGAGGGCTCGGTGATGTTCTCGCTCGACGGGGTGCCTGACGGCGTACCGGACGAGACCGAGGTGTCATCGAGCCTGCTGTCAGGGGATGTGCTGTTCGCCGGATCCATCGGCCGCACCGACCTCCCCGGCGGCGACCATCAGGCGATGCTCACGTCCCTGCGCGAGCAGGTGCTGCCGCTGCCGGACACGACGCTGGTCCTGCCCGGCCATGGCCCTGCCACGACGATGAGTCGAGAGCGCGCGGCCAACCCGTATCTTCAAGACCTGTAA
- the hisS gene encoding histidine--tRNA ligase yields the protein MNSKVTPISGFPEWLPAQRIAEQHFLDTIREVFELHGFASVSTRSVEPVERLSNQGEDADKEIYAVSRLAGGDDAEARLGLHFDLTVPFARYTLENAGKLTFPFRRYQIQSCWRGERPQRGRYREFIQADIDIVDAGELPFHYEVELPLVVADAFSRLPVGPYKIQVNNRKICEGFYRGLGIEDVTGTLRTVDKLDKIGPDKVKALLQSAGLSQEQADQCLALAAIATPDSSFVDQVRALGVEHELLDEGLAQLKAIMDAAAEHAPGVLSAELKIARGLDYYTGTVYETVLNGHEDYGSICSGGRYDALASDGKRTYPGVGISIGVSRLLGLLIGEQGLTASRETPTAVLVAVNDDDSRAESMRIATALRARDVPTLVAPKAAKFGKQIQFADRRGIPFVWFPGSGTDGGDAVKDIRSGDQIDADRATWAPPTADLKAALVSPPTD from the coding sequence ATGAACAGCAAGGTCACGCCGATCAGTGGCTTCCCGGAGTGGCTGCCTGCGCAGCGCATTGCCGAGCAGCACTTCCTCGACACGATCCGCGAGGTCTTCGAGCTGCACGGGTTCGCGTCGGTGAGCACCCGCTCCGTTGAGCCGGTCGAGCGACTGTCCAACCAGGGCGAGGACGCTGACAAGGAGATCTACGCCGTCTCCCGGCTCGCGGGAGGCGACGACGCTGAGGCGCGTCTGGGTCTGCACTTCGACCTGACGGTGCCGTTCGCGCGCTACACGCTGGAGAACGCCGGCAAGCTGACCTTCCCGTTCCGCCGCTACCAGATCCAGTCCTGCTGGCGAGGGGAGCGGCCGCAGCGCGGTCGCTACCGCGAGTTCATCCAGGCGGACATCGACATCGTGGACGCGGGGGAGCTGCCCTTCCACTACGAGGTCGAGCTGCCGCTCGTCGTCGCAGACGCGTTCTCGCGGCTGCCCGTCGGGCCCTACAAGATCCAGGTCAACAACCGAAAGATCTGCGAGGGGTTCTACCGCGGTCTCGGCATCGAGGACGTCACCGGCACGCTGCGAACGGTCGACAAGCTGGACAAGATCGGCCCCGACAAGGTCAAGGCGCTCCTGCAGAGCGCCGGCCTGTCGCAGGAGCAGGCTGACCAGTGCCTGGCGCTGGCCGCCATCGCCACGCCGGACAGCTCGTTCGTGGACCAAGTCCGCGCTCTCGGTGTTGAGCACGAGCTGCTCGACGAGGGACTCGCTCAGCTCAAGGCGATCATGGACGCCGCCGCGGAGCACGCACCCGGCGTGCTGTCGGCCGAGCTGAAGATCGCGCGCGGGCTCGACTACTACACGGGCACGGTCTACGAGACGGTGCTGAACGGCCACGAGGACTACGGCTCGATCTGCTCCGGCGGTCGGTACGACGCCCTCGCCTCCGACGGCAAGCGCACCTATCCCGGGGTCGGCATCTCGATTGGTGTCTCCCGGCTGCTCGGCCTGCTGATCGGTGAGCAGGGCCTGACGGCCAGCCGCGAGACGCCCACTGCGGTCCTGGTGGCCGTCAACGACGATGACTCACGCGCGGAGTCGATGCGCATCGCGACAGCGCTCCGGGCTCGCGATGTGCCGACACTGGTCGCGCCGAAGGCCGCGAAGTTCGGCAAGCAGATCCAGTTCGCGGACCGTCGTGGGATCCCGTTCGTGTGGTTCCCGGGTTCGGGCACCGATGGTGGTGATGCCGTCAAGGACATCCGCTCGGGCGATCAGATCGACGCTGACCGCGCCACCTGGGCGCCGCCGACGGCTGACCTGAAGGCCGCACTCGTCAGCCCGCCGACGGACTGA
- a CDS encoding LacI family DNA-binding transcriptional regulator — MATETPERPAVRPRGVAPTLAQVAQHAGVSLKTASRALNGEAHVSPDKQTRVLDAARELGYQLNRTASMLARGVDSHVVGLITGDIANPFYSALAKGVEQELRAWDGQLTVASSDEEPDRERALVHELVTRHVRAVILVSTLDDHQAMRDVQSRGIPVVFVDRVGVGIEADSVVIDNRGGSRTAVEHLIAGGHTSIGFIGDLSRLPSDRERFEGYVETMRAAGLDPTRAVRRGAHSVQAAAEAAHSLLTQDQPPTAIFAGNNRITIGSLQAMNELSVEPALVGFDDFELGDLLGITVVAHSPVEMGRTAARLAIEATERRRTGATSVTLETTLLARGSGERRP, encoded by the coding sequence ATGGCGACTGAGACGCCCGAGAGGCCAGCAGTACGCCCGCGCGGCGTCGCTCCGACTCTCGCCCAGGTGGCGCAGCACGCCGGGGTCAGTCTGAAGACCGCGTCGCGTGCGCTCAACGGCGAGGCGCACGTCTCGCCGGACAAGCAGACCAGGGTTCTGGACGCGGCGCGGGAGCTCGGCTACCAGCTCAACCGGACGGCCAGCATGCTCGCTCGCGGCGTCGACTCCCATGTCGTCGGGCTCATCACCGGCGATATCGCCAACCCGTTCTACTCAGCCCTGGCCAAGGGCGTCGAGCAGGAGCTCCGCGCCTGGGACGGCCAGCTGACGGTTGCCAGCTCTGACGAAGAGCCCGACCGCGAGCGCGCGCTGGTGCACGAGCTGGTGACCAGGCACGTACGGGCCGTCATCCTCGTCTCGACCCTTGATGACCACCAGGCGATGCGAGATGTTCAATCTCGTGGGATACCAGTGGTCTTCGTCGATCGTGTCGGAGTCGGCATCGAGGCTGACTCGGTCGTCATCGACAACCGGGGCGGTAGCCGGACCGCCGTCGAGCACCTCATCGCCGGTGGCCACACGTCCATCGGGTTCATCGGTGACCTCTCGCGGTTGCCGTCGGACCGGGAGCGTTTCGAGGGCTACGTCGAGACGATGCGGGCGGCCGGTCTCGACCCGACCCGGGCCGTACGCCGCGGTGCGCACAGCGTGCAGGCAGCGGCGGAGGCTGCCCACAGCCTGCTCACGCAGGACCAGCCGCCGACCGCCATCTTCGCCGGCAACAACCGCATCACGATCGGGTCGCTGCAAGCCATGAACGAGCTCAGCGTCGAGCCTGCCCTGGTCGGCTTCGACGACTTCGAGCTCGGGGACCTGCTGGGCATCACCGTGGTCGCGCACAGCCCCGTCGAGATGGGTCGCACGGCGGCGCGCCTGGCGATCGAGGCCACCGAGCGCCGACGCACCGGAGCGACGAGTGTCACTCTGGAGACCACCCTGCTCGCCCGTGGGTCCGGTGAGCGCCGCCCCTGA
- a CDS encoding aminotransferase class IV, translating to MTAFAVHQNGTPATVDHLAPVVFAGGAHFTAMQIRSGAVRGLDLHLDRLRHASTEMFGTHLPDDQIRGYLRQAIEAARADASLSCFVAPRPERGGSTAAAALDVFIRTGPPADPPEGPLALDVVDYQRHLAPLKHVGEVAKSYYLRHAVSRGFDDAAFVDSRGRLSEATIWNLAFWDGTSVVWPEADLLRGITMQVLSRQLKARGVPQRTQDIRADSLEPFSAAVVMNSWTPAIVVDRIGDHSFADGGSDFAALLHQTYDAESPALP from the coding sequence ATGACCGCCTTCGCCGTCCATCAGAATGGCACGCCCGCGACCGTCGACCACCTCGCACCGGTGGTGTTCGCCGGCGGCGCCCACTTCACCGCGATGCAGATCCGCAGCGGCGCGGTCCGCGGCCTCGACCTGCACCTGGACCGACTCCGGCACGCGTCGACCGAGATGTTCGGGACCCACCTCCCGGACGACCAGATCCGCGGCTACCTCCGCCAGGCGATCGAGGCCGCGCGGGCCGACGCGTCACTGAGCTGCTTCGTTGCGCCGCGTCCTGAGCGAGGTGGGTCCACCGCGGCCGCGGCCCTGGACGTGTTCATCCGTACGGGTCCGCCGGCTGACCCGCCCGAGGGCCCCCTGGCACTGGACGTCGTCGACTACCAACGCCATCTGGCGCCGCTGAAGCACGTGGGTGAAGTGGCCAAGTCGTACTACCTACGCCACGCCGTCTCGCGCGGGTTCGACGACGCCGCGTTCGTCGACTCACGGGGTCGCTTGAGCGAGGCGACGATCTGGAACCTCGCCTTCTGGGACGGGACGTCCGTCGTGTGGCCGGAGGCTGACCTGCTCCGCGGCATCACCATGCAGGTCCTCTCACGTCAGCTGAAGGCTCGGGGTGTGCCGCAACGGACACAGGACATCCGGGCGGACTCGCTCGAGCCGTTCTCGGCTGCGGTCGTGATGAACTCGTGGACGCCGGCCATCGTTGTCGACCGGATCGGTGACCACTCGTTTGCGGATGGCGGGTCGGACTTCGCCGCTCTGCTCCACCAGACGTACGACGCTGAGTCGCCGGCCCTCCCCTAG
- the xerD gene encoding site-specific tyrosine recombinase XerD: MQRAIRGWLDHLRVERGVSTHTLRAYERDLRRYADFLASQDVTEPAKATEAHVAEFLMHLREGDSEHRPLAASSSARTLVAVRGFHRFLALEGETPTDAAVAVSPPKAPRRLPKAIPIDQVERLLAAASTGDTPSALRDRALLELMYGIGARVSEATGLDVDDVDLEAMSVRVLGKGSKERILPLGTYAADALSAYLVRARPVLLSRATPALFLNLRGGRLSRQSAWLIIQAAAERAHLEGHVSPHTLRHSFATHLLDGGADIRVVQELLGHASVTTTQIYTMVTVQQLREVFAQAHPRAR, encoded by the coding sequence ATGCAGCGGGCGATTCGCGGATGGCTGGACCACCTCCGGGTGGAGCGAGGTGTCTCGACCCACACGTTGCGGGCGTACGAGCGCGACCTGCGCCGCTACGCCGACTTCCTCGCGAGCCAGGACGTGACTGAGCCCGCGAAGGCCACCGAGGCTCATGTGGCGGAGTTCCTGATGCATCTGCGCGAGGGGGACAGCGAGCACCGTCCGCTCGCCGCCTCCTCGTCCGCACGCACTTTGGTCGCCGTGCGCGGCTTCCACCGGTTCCTCGCCCTTGAGGGTGAGACCCCGACCGACGCGGCCGTCGCGGTGTCCCCGCCCAAGGCACCTCGCCGCTTGCCCAAAGCCATCCCGATCGACCAGGTCGAGCGGCTGCTGGCCGCCGCCAGCACCGGCGACACGCCGTCCGCGTTGCGCGATCGGGCGCTGCTGGAGCTGATGTACGGCATCGGTGCGCGGGTGAGCGAGGCCACCGGCCTGGACGTCGACGACGTCGACCTGGAGGCGATGAGCGTACGGGTGCTCGGCAAGGGTTCGAAGGAGCGCATCCTGCCTCTCGGGACGTACGCCGCCGACGCGCTCTCGGCGTACCTCGTACGTGCTCGCCCGGTCCTCCTCAGCCGGGCCACACCAGCGCTGTTTCTCAACCTTCGCGGGGGCAGACTGTCGCGACAGAGCGCCTGGCTGATCATCCAGGCAGCGGCCGAACGCGCCCACCTCGAGGGCCACGTCAGCCCGCACACGCTGCGCCACTCCTTCGCCACGCACCTGCTCGACGGAGGCGCCGACATCCGCGTCGTCCAGGAGCTGCTCGGCCACGCCTCGGTGACGACGACGCAGATCTACACCATGGTCACCGTGCAGCAGCTGCGCGAGGTCTTCGCCCAGGCGCATCCCCGAGCGCGTTGA
- a CDS encoding ParA family protein, protein MTSQAATDGEHARLPGIDAASKGQVGPTGRALPHFPAPKPLAKHGPARIIAMCNQKGGVGKTTSAINLGAALAEYGRKVLLIDFDPQGALSVGLGIRANELENTIYNMLVEPGHDIHDVIQHTNTANLDVIPANIDLSAAEVQLVGEVAREMVLSRAIRPVLDEYDVVLIDCQPSLGLLTVNALTAAHGVLIPLECEFFAMRGVALLVETIEKVTDRLNPRLQVDGILATMYDGRTLHSRDVVKSVVEHFGDRVFHTVITRTIKFPDATLAAEPITSYASTHGAAEAYRQLARELISRGEAA, encoded by the coding sequence GTGACGTCACAGGCAGCCACCGACGGCGAGCACGCTCGCCTGCCCGGCATCGATGCCGCCAGCAAGGGCCAGGTCGGCCCGACCGGGCGTGCTCTGCCCCATTTCCCAGCACCCAAACCGCTGGCCAAGCACGGTCCGGCGCGCATCATCGCCATGTGCAACCAGAAGGGCGGGGTCGGCAAGACGACCAGCGCCATCAACCTGGGTGCCGCCCTGGCGGAGTACGGCCGCAAGGTGCTGCTCATCGACTTCGACCCGCAGGGTGCCCTGTCTGTGGGCTTGGGCATCCGAGCCAACGAGCTCGAGAACACCATCTACAACATGCTGGTCGAGCCCGGCCACGACATCCACGACGTCATCCAGCACACCAACACCGCCAACCTCGATGTGATCCCGGCCAACATCGACCTGTCGGCTGCCGAGGTGCAGCTGGTCGGTGAGGTGGCGCGCGAGATGGTCCTGTCGCGCGCGATCCGTCCCGTTCTGGACGAGTACGACGTCGTGCTGATCGACTGCCAGCCCTCCCTCGGCCTGCTGACCGTCAACGCGCTGACCGCAGCCCACGGTGTACTGATTCCGCTGGAGTGCGAGTTCTTCGCCATGCGCGGCGTCGCACTGCTCGTCGAGACGATCGAGAAGGTCACCGACCGGCTCAACCCACGGCTGCAGGTCGACGGCATCCTCGCGACGATGTACGACGGCCGCACCCTGCACAGCCGCGATGTCGTCAAGAGCGTCGTGGAGCACTTCGGCGACCGGGTCTTCCACACGGTCATCACGCGGACCATCAAGTTCCCGGACGCAACGCTCGCCGCCGAGCCGATCACGTCGTACGCCTCGACCCACGGCGCGGCCGAGGCCTATCGCCAGCTCGCCCGCGAGCTCATCTCGCGGGGCGAGGCGGCCTGA
- a CDS encoding segregation and condensation protein A: protein MTIDQVSDISEALPEAAQANATESTPLGDDAARGSLRPRAEEEERSETTPGGILTRRSGSAPFQVHLDVFNGPFELLLGLISKHKLDVTEIALSKVTDDFIAHIRSVQQDDVEWDLDQASEFLLIAATLLDLKAARLLPQTGPEDEEDLALIEARDLLFARLLQYRAFKEVAAVIAHRMATYGRMTARQAGLDERFAGLLPELIVNITPEQLAIIAARAMTPKPEPTVGLTHLHATQVSVREQAAIVVDRLRERRTASFRTLVADADSTLVIVARFLALLELFKEAAIAFEQEEALGELVVRWTGDDDGSVAVSDEFDEDDEDEDDEQNPDVTTNGEDARERRPTD from the coding sequence ATGACCATCGACCAGGTCTCCGACATCTCGGAGGCTCTGCCTGAGGCTGCCCAGGCCAACGCCACCGAGTCGACGCCGCTGGGTGACGATGCCGCGCGGGGGAGCCTGCGACCTCGGGCGGAGGAGGAGGAGCGCAGCGAGACAACGCCCGGTGGGATCCTCACCAGGCGCTCGGGGTCGGCGCCGTTCCAGGTGCATCTCGACGTGTTCAACGGGCCGTTCGAGCTGCTGCTCGGGCTCATCTCCAAGCACAAGCTCGACGTCACCGAGATCGCGCTGTCCAAGGTCACCGACGACTTCATCGCACACATCCGCTCGGTGCAGCAGGACGACGTCGAGTGGGACCTCGATCAGGCGTCAGAGTTCCTGCTCATCGCCGCCACCCTCCTGGACCTCAAGGCCGCGCGGCTGCTGCCGCAGACCGGTCCGGAGGACGAGGAGGACCTCGCGCTGATCGAGGCTCGTGACCTGCTGTTCGCCCGGCTCCTGCAGTACCGCGCGTTCAAGGAGGTTGCGGCCGTCATCGCACACCGGATGGCGACCTACGGGCGGATGACGGCGCGTCAGGCAGGGCTCGACGAGCGCTTCGCCGGTCTGCTGCCCGAGCTGATCGTGAACATCACGCCGGAGCAGCTGGCGATCATCGCGGCGCGCGCCATGACGCCGAAGCCCGAACCGACCGTGGGGCTCACCCACCTGCACGCGACGCAGGTCAGCGTGCGTGAGCAGGCGGCGATCGTGGTGGACCGCCTGCGGGAGCGTCGTACGGCGTCCTTCCGCACCCTGGTCGCCGATGCCGACTCCACGCTCGTCATCGTCGCTCGCTTCCTCGCGCTGCTCGAGCTGTTCAAGGAGGCGGCGATCGCCTTCGAGCAGGAAGAAGCACTTGGCGAGCTGGTGGTGCGTTGGACCGGCGATGACGACGGCTCGGTCGCGGTGAGCGACGAGTTCGACGAAGACGACGAAGACGAAGACGACGAACAGAACCCCGACGTGACGACGAACGGAGAGGACGCGCGTGAGCGACGACCCACTGACTGA
- the scpB gene encoding SMC-Scp complex subunit ScpB, with amino-acid sequence MSDDPLTEPPIEVEAEPDAPEPTDQIAFDINDFPGGARTAIEAVLMVVDQPVTDDELASALEMPTEDVREHLQALEQEYDEQQRGFALRAISGGWRIYSRSDYAPVVEKFLLDGQQAKLTQASLETLAVIAYRQPISRSRVSAVRGVNVDGVIRTLLTRGLIHELGQDLEGGAMLYGTTPYFLQRLGLGSLEDLPPLAPHLPDADMIDELVEQGHG; translated from the coding sequence GTGAGCGACGACCCACTGACTGAACCCCCGATCGAGGTGGAGGCCGAGCCGGATGCGCCCGAGCCGACCGACCAGATCGCGTTCGACATCAACGACTTCCCCGGAGGGGCACGCACCGCCATCGAGGCGGTGCTGATGGTGGTCGACCAGCCGGTCACCGACGACGAGCTCGCCAGTGCGCTGGAGATGCCGACCGAGGACGTACGGGAGCACCTGCAGGCCCTGGAGCAGGAGTACGACGAGCAGCAGCGCGGCTTCGCGTTGCGGGCGATCAGTGGCGGCTGGCGGATCTACAGCCGCTCGGACTACGCACCGGTCGTCGAGAAGTTCCTGCTCGATGGTCAGCAGGCCAAGCTGACCCAAGCCTCGCTGGAAACCCTTGCGGTCATTGCCTATCGGCAGCCCATCTCCCGCTCCCGGGTCAGCGCGGTGCGCGGCGTCAACGTCGACGGCGTGATTCGCACGCTGCTGACCCGTGGGCTCATTCATGAGCTCGGACAAGACCTCGAAGGAGGCGCGATGCTCTACGGCACGACGCCCTACTTCCTCCAGCGGCTGGGCCTCGGCTCGTTGGAGGACCTGCCGCCCTTGGCGCCGCACCTGCCGGACGCCGACATGATCGACGAGCTGGTCGAGCAGGGTCACGGATGA
- a CDS encoding pseudouridine synthase — MSPGKPRQGGTGGAGGRGSGSRGGRGGAPRGGGRSGAAGRSGGGGRSGGGGRSGSWRAGTTKPSQPTQPPRERTPRPDAIDVHDPDGVRLQKLLAAAGVGSRRTCENLITEGRVIVDGQVVTELGVRIDPLKQAVHVDGERVQLDTSRLYLAFNKPLGVVSTMHDELGRPSVGDYVEQRKERLFHVGRLDADTEGLLLLTNDGELANRLQHPSYGVSKTYVALVPAPLARDVGKQLREGVELEDGPVAVDSFRVVDSQPGRALVEVVLHEGRKHVVRRMLEAVGHPVESLVRTDVGPVQLGELRPGKLRPLSSREVAALYKAAGL, encoded by the coding sequence ATGAGCCCGGGCAAGCCTCGTCAAGGAGGCACCGGAGGCGCAGGAGGCCGGGGGAGCGGCTCCCGCGGAGGTCGTGGCGGCGCACCGCGCGGCGGTGGTCGCTCTGGTGCGGCAGGTCGATCAGGCGGCGGTGGCCGTTCGGGCGGTGGAGGCCGCTCAGGGAGCTGGCGTGCCGGCACGACCAAGCCGAGCCAGCCGACGCAGCCGCCTCGTGAGCGGACGCCCCGGCCGGACGCGATCGACGTCCACGACCCCGACGGCGTACGCCTGCAAAAGCTTCTCGCCGCTGCCGGCGTGGGCAGCCGGCGGACCTGCGAGAACCTCATCACCGAGGGCCGAGTCATCGTCGACGGTCAGGTCGTCACCGAGCTCGGCGTGCGGATCGACCCGCTCAAGCAGGCCGTACACGTCGACGGCGAGCGCGTGCAGCTGGACACCTCGCGCCTCTATCTCGCGTTCAACAAGCCGCTGGGCGTGGTCTCGACCATGCACGACGAGCTCGGCCGGCCCTCGGTCGGTGACTACGTCGAGCAGCGCAAGGAGCGGCTGTTCCACGTCGGCCGTCTCGATGCCGACACCGAGGGTCTGCTGCTGCTGACCAACGACGGTGAGCTGGCCAACCGACTGCAGCATCCGTCGTACGGCGTCTCCAAGACCTACGTCGCACTGGTGCCCGCACCGCTCGCTCGCGACGTGGGCAAGCAGCTGCGCGAGGGTGTCGAGCTGGAGGACGGGCCGGTCGCGGTCGACTCGTTCCGGGTGGTCGACTCCCAGCCGGGCCGTGCGCTCGTCGAGGTTGTGCTCCACGAGGGACGCAAGCACGTGGTGCGCCGGATGCTCGAGGCCGTCGGTCACCCCGTGGAGTCACTGGTGCGCACCGATGTGGGTCCGGTCCAGCTCGGCGAGCTCCGGCCCGGCAAGCTGCGACCGCTGAGCAGTCGTGAGGTGGCAGCGCTCTACAAGGCCGCGGGTCTGTGA
- a CDS encoding prephenate dehydrogenase — MSLHVRIVGTGLLGTSIGLALSRKGFRVSLQDISPTASALARDLGAGSLDVAAAPDLVVVAAPPDVVGQVVADELAAWPSAVVTDVASVKASVLAEVQRAAVEQLHRYVGSHPMAGRERSGAVAAQADLFEGRTWVICPSPSSDDTAIDLVRRVADAAGSVTVLMDAAEHDAAVAAVSHLPQVAASLVAARLREVSDDAVALSGQGVRDVTRIAASDPLMWTQILSANAPALLPVIEHLATDLEAVRAALARVAADPPAEGARGVLAHTIADGQLGHARIPGKHGAPPTAYGTLVVVIPDRPGSLARLFHDVGEAEINLEDIRIEHARGGPVGLAELSVLPAVTERLRDALEAAGWSVHD; from the coding sequence GTGAGCCTGCACGTCCGGATCGTCGGCACCGGCCTGCTCGGCACGTCGATCGGTCTTGCGTTGTCCCGCAAGGGCTTTCGAGTCTCCTTGCAGGACATCTCACCGACGGCTTCCGCGCTGGCCAGAGACCTGGGCGCAGGCTCGCTCGATGTCGCGGCAGCGCCCGACCTGGTCGTGGTCGCTGCGCCGCCGGACGTCGTCGGACAGGTGGTGGCCGACGAGCTCGCCGCCTGGCCCTCGGCGGTCGTCACGGACGTCGCGTCGGTCAAGGCGAGCGTGCTCGCCGAGGTGCAGCGCGCGGCCGTCGAGCAGCTGCACCGCTACGTCGGCTCCCACCCGATGGCCGGGCGAGAGCGGTCCGGCGCGGTCGCAGCGCAGGCCGACCTCTTCGAGGGCCGCACCTGGGTGATCTGCCCGTCCCCGTCCAGCGACGACACCGCGATCGATCTCGTGCGCCGCGTGGCTGATGCCGCCGGCAGCGTCACCGTGCTCATGGACGCGGCTGAGCACGACGCGGCAGTCGCAGCCGTGTCGCACCTGCCGCAGGTGGCGGCAAGCCTGGTCGCGGCCCGGCTCCGCGAGGTCTCCGACGACGCGGTGGCGCTTTCCGGGCAAGGCGTTCGCGACGTGACGCGCATCGCGGCGTCCGACCCGTTGATGTGGACCCAGATCTTGTCCGCCAACGCGCCTGCGCTGCTACCGGTGATCGAGCACCTCGCCACTGACCTCGAGGCCGTACGCGCCGCGCTGGCCCGCGTCGCCGCAGACCCTCCCGCCGAGGGCGCCCGCGGCGTGCTCGCGCACACCATCGCTGATGGCCAGCTCGGTCATGCGCGGATCCCGGGCAAGCACGGCGCGCCGCCGACGGCGTACGGCACGCTCGTCGTCGTAATCCCCGACCGCCCTGGGTCCTTGGCCCGGCTGTTCCACGACGTCGGCGAGGCCGAGATCAACCTCGAGGACATCCGGATCGAGCACGCGCGGGGCGGACCGGTCGGTCTGGCCGAGCTCTCCGTCCTGCCCGCCGTGACCGAGCGCCTGCGCGACGCGCTCGAGGCGGCCGGCTGGAGCGTGCACGACTGA